The sequence below is a genomic window from Anaerosporomusa subterranea.
GCTGGGCTATTTATTACTTTGCGGATAGTAATCATTTGGCAGGTCATCAGTATTGCCTGTGATAACGATCAAATCGAAAATATGGGAAAGGAGAGTGACCTATGGAAAGAGTAACCATAATCGTCTGTTCGATCATTGCGTCTGTCTTTATTCTTATCAGCACAATGCTGAGCGCTACGAACGGCGACACAAGAGTCGCAGATACAACTCTTGACGCTATTGGTAAGAAACCGGAATTAAAGTCATCTTTGCTGCCGACTATGTTGATTTCTATTGGGTTAATTGAGTCAATTCCGATTATCGCCACAGTTATTGCCATCGTATTAATCATTGCAAATCCATATTTGGGGAAATGACTTGTTATCTTTCGAAAGTGGCTATATAATTTGAGCAAGAGAAAATCAGACAAAGTGGGGGAAGATGTTGAAAAGCAGCTCACTATATCGTTCGATTGCACTTGATATAGCTCAACGTATCATTAACGGCGACTTTGCGAAAGGGGCTAAGCTATCAGGCCGAACGTTGCTCGCCAGTCAGTATAATGTCTCGCCAGAGACGATTCGCAAGGCGATTGGTTTGCTCAATACCGAAGGCGTGGTTTCAGTTTCTCAGGGAAAAGAGATCACAGTAGTGAGCGTGGAAAAAGCCTATGCATTTATTGAACACTATAAGAGTTCAGAGTCTGTATATTCGTTGCGCCAGGAGATCGAGCTCTTGTTGAAACAAAAACAGGAGCTCGATGCTCGCTTTGAGGCGATGCTTACAGACATCATTAACTATTCAGACCGTCTTCGCAATTTGACTCCGTATAATCCAATTGAAATTGAAGTCGAAACAACGGCGCATGTTGTGGGCAAAACCATCAGTGAGTTGCAAATGTGGCAGCGGACAGGAGCCACAGTAGTAGCAATTCGACGCGGTACTGAAGTTATGATTTCGCCTGGACCGCTGGCCCGACTGGCAATCGGCGACCGGATTGTACTGGTCGGAGACAGTGAAGTTCTGCAGCGAATGGAGAAGTATTTGAAGATGCCGAAAGAAACGCCTGAATAGGGCGTTTCTTTATTAATCATTACTAACAACTTGAATTATTGAGTGAAATTTTTATTTGAGGTTGCGCAACTAACAACTTTAGAATATAATAGAGTTGTTGGACGCAGAAGGAGAGGTTATATGATTAAATTTGAACAAGTCTCAAAAAGGTATGATAAAATCACGGTTTTGAATGAAATCAATCTACAGGTTCAAGCCGGTGAAATCTTTGTACTCATTGGACCGAGCGGCTGCGGCAAGACTACAACGATGAAGATGATTAATCGCTTGATTGAGCCGTCCTCAGGAAAAATTACTATAAATGGCACAGACATCAGTGAACTTGATCCAGTCGAATTACGGCGTAATATTGGCTATGTCATTCAAAGTATTGGTTTGCTGCCACACATGACCATAGCGGAAAATGTAGCGCTTGTACCGCGGCTAAAGAAATGGGATGAAGATGCATATATTGACCGCGTTAATGATCTGTTGAAAATGGTAAAACTAGATCCGCAAATTTATGGAAACCGTTATCCGGCTGAACTGAGTGGAGGTCAACAACAGCGTGTAGGCGTAATTCGCGCCATGGCGGCTGACCCGCCGATTATTCTGATGGATGAACCGTTTAGCGCTTTAGATCCCATTAGCCGTGAACAACTGCAGGAAGAACTGGTTCGTCTGCAGGAAGTTATGAAGAAAACTATTGTCTTTGTAACTCATGATATGGACGAAGCACTGAAGATTGGCAATCGTATTTGTTTACTGCATAATGGCAAGGTTGTTCAATTGGATACACCAGAGCAAATATTGCGTCATCCTGCCAATGAGTTTGTTCGCGGCTTCATTGGCGAGAGTCGTTTGAGAAATAACGCAACGTTGCCAGCTATTTCAGATGTTATGGTACGTCCGATAACGTCCAGACCGAATAAAGGGCTGGCAGAAGCCATTATGCAAATGCGCAAGCAAAAGGTTGACACCTTGCTGATTGTGGACTCTGATAACAAATTGTTGGGGAGGACTAGTGTCTGGGATATCCAAAGTCGTTTCGATGATGAGAATCTAGCGCTGCGAGATGTGTTAGACCCATTTGCTCCTTGCATCGCGGTCAACTGCGAGCTGACAGACGCGATACAAATGATCAGTCAAGAACAGGTTTCTTATCTGGCTGTAGTTAATTCAGATCACAAATTACTTGGTGTATTAACCAGAGCCAGTTTAGTGGATGTTATGGCTGAGCAATTTTCGAATGGCACAAATAATAAAGACGCCATGACGGCGAGTGAACAGAAAGGGGTGGTCGCATGATCATGGATTTGTTGGCGATCATGCAAAATCGCTGGGAAGATATCCTGTTAGCCTCCTGGCAACACCTTGAACTTACTTTGATTTCTCTGGCAATAGCCAATTTAATCGCCATTCCGCTGGGAATTCTCCTGACTCGATTCAAACGATGGGCTGAACCGGTGATTGGAGTAGCTGCGGTCATTCAGACGATTCCCAGTCTGGCCTTATTAGGATTTATGATTCCCTTGCTGGGAATTGGTAAAGGTCCGGCGATTGTTGCGCTAACGCTTTATGGGTTATTGCCGATTCTGCGTAATACCTATACGGGAATTGTTGGTGTTACGCCAGCGGTTGTCGAGGCTGGAATTGGCATGGGAATGACCTCGAGGCAGGTTTTGCTGATGGTGGAACTACCAATGGCTTTGCCGATTATTATGGCCGGGGTTCGCACAGCCACCGTCTTATTGGTTGGAGTTGCTACTCTAGCAGGTCTTATTGGCGCTGGAGGTCTGGGCGATTTGATCTTCCGGGGGATATCGATGGCCAACCCACAACTGATACTGGCAGGTGCGCTGCCAGCCGCAGTAATGGCAATAGCTTTTGATTATGTATTAAAACAAACTGAATTTAAGGTGCAACCCAAAGGACTAAACAGATGAGATTGGAGATCGATGTATGAAAAAAAAACTACTAGTATGTATTCTGATTATGACAATGGCGCTAGTCTTTGCAGGCTGTTCCTCGTCTGACAAGAATAGCGGCAAGGT
It includes:
- a CDS encoding F0F1 ATP synthase subunit C, which codes for MERVTIIVCSIIASVFILISTMLSATNGDTRVADTTLDAIGKKPELKSSLLPTMLISIGLIESIPIIATVIAIVLIIANPYLGK
- a CDS encoding ABC transporter ATP-binding protein, whose translation is MIKFEQVSKRYDKITVLNEINLQVQAGEIFVLIGPSGCGKTTTMKMINRLIEPSSGKITINGTDISELDPVELRRNIGYVIQSIGLLPHMTIAENVALVPRLKKWDEDAYIDRVNDLLKMVKLDPQIYGNRYPAELSGGQQQRVGVIRAMAADPPIILMDEPFSALDPISREQLQEELVRLQEVMKKTIVFVTHDMDEALKIGNRICLLHNGKVVQLDTPEQILRHPANEFVRGFIGESRLRNNATLPAISDVMVRPITSRPNKGLAEAIMQMRKQKVDTLLIVDSDNKLLGRTSVWDIQSRFDDENLALRDVLDPFAPCIAVNCELTDAIQMISQEQVSYLAVVNSDHKLLGVLTRASLVDVMAEQFSNGTNNKDAMTASEQKGVVA
- a CDS encoding ABC transporter permease; amino-acid sequence: MIMDLLAIMQNRWEDILLASWQHLELTLISLAIANLIAIPLGILLTRFKRWAEPVIGVAAVIQTIPSLALLGFMIPLLGIGKGPAIVALTLYGLLPILRNTYTGIVGVTPAVVEAGIGMGMTSRQVLLMVELPMALPIIMAGVRTATVLLVGVATLAGLIGAGGLGDLIFRGISMANPQLILAGALPAAVMAIAFDYVLKQTEFKVQPKGLNR
- a CDS encoding TrkA C-terminal domain-containing protein, with protein sequence MLKSSSLYRSIALDIAQRIINGDFAKGAKLSGRTLLASQYNVSPETIRKAIGLLNTEGVVSVSQGKEITVVSVEKAYAFIEHYKSSESVYSLRQEIELLLKQKQELDARFEAMLTDIINYSDRLRNLTPYNPIEIEVETTAHVVGKTISELQMWQRTGATVVAIRRGTEVMISPGPLARLAIGDRIVLVGDSEVLQRMEKYLKMPKETPE